A part of Oceanidesulfovibrio indonesiensis genomic DNA contains:
- a CDS encoding universal stress protein, with translation MSKKILLATTGSPASFGAARVAFQMAKRYGSEIIVFHVIGLPTKAYSQIVHDVRTGDEVQVDDDYKSWVEDELRNTYARQIEEAEGGVSFVLTTGVPHREILRTARSEDVDLIIMGASSGSIDHIDYKGYTGSTLQKVAKAAKCPVMTVHRESAAYRGGFNHVLFCTDFSKQANHAFKYALNTARECDCDMTMFHALDVGGKVLAQNEIEDRLIEARKRMRSLYGSQMGDFKNYDVEAWEGIPYMEIVKLARERMADLIVMAHHAGESDSDEARLGSTLEQVILRASCPVVSVNKPDKV, from the coding sequence ATGTCCAAGAAAATCCTGTTGGCTACCACGGGTTCGCCGGCGAGCTTCGGAGCGGCCAGGGTGGCGTTCCAGATGGCCAAACGGTACGGCTCCGAGATCATCGTGTTCCACGTGATCGGTCTGCCGACCAAGGCGTACTCCCAGATCGTGCATGACGTACGGACCGGCGACGAAGTCCAGGTGGATGACGATTACAAGAGCTGGGTCGAGGACGAGCTGCGCAACACCTACGCCAGGCAGATCGAAGAGGCTGAAGGTGGAGTCAGTTTCGTTCTGACCACCGGCGTGCCGCATCGTGAAATCCTGCGCACGGCGCGCAGCGAGGATGTGGACCTGATCATCATGGGCGCCAGCTCCGGAAGCATCGATCACATCGATTACAAAGGCTACACCGGCAGCACACTGCAGAAGGTGGCCAAAGCCGCCAAATGCCCGGTGATGACCGTGCACAGAGAGTCAGCGGCATACCGCGGCGGTTTCAACCACGTCCTCTTCTGCACGGACTTCTCCAAGCAGGCGAACCACGCGTTCAAGTACGCGCTGAACACGGCCAGGGAGTGCGATTGCGACATGACCATGTTCCACGCTCTGGACGTGGGCGGCAAAGTGCTCGCACAGAACGAGATCGAAGATCGTCTCATCGAAGCCCGCAAACGTATGCGTTCGCTGTATGGCTCCCAGATGGGCGATTTCAAAAACTACGATGTGGAAGCGTGGGAAGGAATTCCCTATATGGAAATCGTCAAGCTCGCTCGCGAGCGCATGGCGGACCTCATCGTCATGGCGCACCACGCTGGCGAATCGGACTCGGACGAAGCGCGTCTGGGCTCGACTCTGGAGCAGGTCATCCTGCGCGCCAGTTGTCCCGTGGTGAGCGTCAACAAACCGGACAAGGTTTAG